A region of Candidatus Woesearchaeota archaeon DNA encodes the following proteins:
- the sppA gene encoding signal peptide peptidase SppA translates to MNKWAVVIVVLAILGFFSLMFAGIAALLSSAPVESGNAAVIPIKGIIMADESYGSFGSIVASSTKVIENIDKADKNPNVKAIIFDINSPGGSAVASDEIAARIKKLSKPTVAVIREEGASGAYWVASAADYIIANRMSITGSIGVLGSYLDISGFLNRHNVTYQRLVSGSEKDIGSPLKNLTAEERGIMQEKLDKIHRIFIDEVAQNRLLTNEEASEISTGVFFLGMEALDLGLVDELGDMESAKQYLANTLNITISAFGYKEKKSFIDLLSEAFSQQSFFVGKGIGSAVFEKTRTINKVDIWT, encoded by the coding sequence ATGAACAAATGGGCTGTTGTCATTGTTGTTCTGGCAATTTTGGGGTTTTTCAGCTTGATGTTTGCAGGCATCGCAGCGCTGCTTTCTTCAGCGCCAGTTGAATCAGGAAATGCTGCTGTAATTCCGATAAAAGGCATCATAATGGCTGATGAATCATATGGATCATTCGGCAGCATAGTTGCATCCTCGACAAAAGTAATTGAGAACATAGACAAGGCGGATAAAAATCCCAATGTAAAAGCCATAATCTTTGATATAAATTCTCCCGGCGGCTCTGCTGTTGCATCAGATGAGATCGCAGCCAGAATAAAGAAGCTGAGCAAGCCGACTGTCGCTGTAATAAGGGAGGAAGGCGCATCAGGGGCTTACTGGGTAGCGTCTGCAGCAGACTACATAATCGCAAACAGGATGTCTATTACAGGCTCTATTGGCGTTCTTGGGTCTTATTTGGATATTTCTGGTTTTTTAAACAGGCACAATGTAACGTATCAGCGACTAGTTTCCGGATCTGAAAAAGACATTGGAAGCCCCTTGAAGAATTTAACAGCTGAAGAAAGAGGAATAATGCAGGAAAAGCTGGACAAAATACACCGGATATTCATAGATGAAGTTGCTCAAAACAGGCTGCTGACAAACGAAGAAGCCAGCGAAATATCAACAGGCGTTTTCTTTTTGGGAATGGAGGCTTTGGATCTTGGCCTGGTTGATGAGCTTGGCGACATGGAATCTGCAAAACAATACCTTGCAAATACGCTGAACATAACAATTTCTGCATTTGGTTACAAAGAAAAGAAGAGCTTTATTGACCTGCTCTCAGAGGCATTTTCTCAGCAGTCGTTTTTCGTAGGAAAAGGGATCGGATCTGCTGTTTTTGAAAAAACAAGAACAATAAACAAGGTTGATATTTGGACATAG